One genomic window of candidate division KSB1 bacterium includes the following:
- the recG gene encoding ATP-dependent DNA helicase RecG: protein MPEIHSRDGRAKLARPLHEIPVAEVRLVGEQRARALKKAGIQTVEDLLFYFPRRYLDRSDVRRIAELVDGVEATVVGTVHSVTVVRGRRPRLVVTLTDGTGFLHCVWFQGYTYLQQAIQRGEQLAVSGRVTRFGSSLEIAHPEFDRIGRAGEGSSLHTGKIVPLYPSSQALDAVQLDSRGFRRILASCLQSFRGAIRETLPEEIRRRRGLVTLAFALENVHFPSSLEALKQARRRLKFDELFYLELLLALRHRGMEGQQKGLQFKSVGPITRELIRRLPYELTAAQRRVLREIYADMRGQAPMHRLLQGDVGSGKTIVAVIAMVMAVENGYQAALMAPTEILAEQHYLNIRELLRGLDVRVRLLIGGLSQAEKEAVREEIAAGRAEIIIGTHALIQEEVAFPALGLVVIDEQHRFGVMQRRLLQEKGLHPDVLMMTATPIPRTLSMTVYGDLDVSVIDELPAGRKRVKTVWRDASDRPRIYKYLKSALLEGRQAYVVFPLVEESEKSDLKAATDCYEKMRASLFRDVPIGLLHGRLPKEEKERVMAEFKEGQIRLLVCTTVVEVGVDVPNATIMVIEHAERFGLTQLHQLRGRVGRGAEQSYCILISYGQLTPEAEQRLRTMVRTDNGFEIAEIDLQLRGPGEFFGTRQHGFPELRIADLVKDTALLQAAREEAFRLAEQDPHLSDPEHEALRDFFLRHYREGLEFVRVA from the coding sequence GTGCCCGAGATCCACTCGCGTGATGGGCGAGCGAAGCTGGCAAGGCCCCTGCACGAGATTCCTGTCGCTGAGGTGCGGCTCGTCGGCGAGCAAAGGGCGCGTGCGCTAAAGAAAGCCGGAATTCAGACCGTTGAGGATCTCCTCTTCTACTTTCCGCGCCGCTATCTGGACCGGAGTGACGTGCGACGCATCGCGGAGCTTGTGGACGGAGTCGAGGCGACCGTTGTGGGGACCGTGCACAGCGTGACGGTCGTCCGGGGCAGACGGCCGCGCCTCGTTGTGACCCTCACCGACGGCACCGGCTTCCTGCACTGTGTGTGGTTCCAGGGGTACACGTATCTGCAGCAAGCCATCCAGCGCGGCGAGCAGCTCGCGGTGAGCGGTAGAGTTACGCGCTTCGGGTCCAGCCTCGAAATCGCCCATCCCGAGTTCGACCGCATAGGCAGGGCGGGAGAAGGTTCCAGTCTCCACACCGGAAAGATTGTCCCGCTCTACCCCTCGTCCCAGGCTCTCGACGCTGTTCAGCTGGATAGCCGCGGCTTCCGGCGGATCCTTGCCTCCTGCCTCCAGAGCTTTCGCGGTGCCATCCGCGAAACCCTGCCCGAAGAGATCCGGAGACGCCGTGGGCTTGTAACCCTGGCTTTTGCACTGGAGAATGTGCACTTCCCGAGCTCGCTGGAGGCCTTGAAGCAAGCCCGTCGCCGGCTCAAATTCGATGAGCTCTTCTACCTTGAATTGCTCCTTGCCCTCCGCCACAGAGGGATGGAAGGTCAGCAGAAGGGGTTGCAGTTTAAGAGCGTCGGCCCCATCACAAGGGAATTGATTCGGCGGTTGCCCTACGAGCTCACGGCCGCCCAGCGCCGCGTATTGCGGGAAATCTACGCGGACATGCGAGGCCAGGCACCGATGCACCGGCTTTTGCAGGGCGACGTGGGTTCCGGAAAGACCATCGTGGCAGTGATCGCGATGGTGATGGCCGTGGAGAATGGCTATCAGGCCGCTCTCATGGCCCCCACCGAGATCCTTGCCGAGCAGCATTATTTGAACATCAGAGAATTGCTCCGGGGTCTGGATGTGAGGGTCCGCCTGCTCATCGGCGGGCTGAGCCAGGCAGAAAAGGAAGCAGTGCGAGAGGAGATCGCCGCAGGCAGGGCGGAAATCATCATTGGAACGCACGCGCTGATCCAGGAAGAAGTGGCTTTCCCAGCCCTCGGCCTCGTGGTGATCGATGAGCAGCACCGCTTTGGGGTCATGCAGAGGCGGCTCCTCCAGGAGAAGGGCCTACACCCCGACGTGCTCATGATGACCGCAACACCCATCCCTCGCACGCTCTCGATGACCGTATACGGTGATCTGGATGTCTCGGTCATCGATGAGCTGCCCGCCGGACGCAAGCGAGTGAAGACGGTGTGGAGGGATGCTTCCGACCGGCCGCGGATTTACAAATACCTGAAGTCCGCACTCCTAGAGGGTCGCCAGGCCTACGTCGTTTTCCCCCTCGTGGAGGAATCGGAAAAGTCCGACCTCAAGGCGGCCACGGACTGCTACGAGAAAATGCGCGCGAGCCTCTTCCGCGACGTGCCCATTGGACTATTGCACGGACGCCTGCCGAAGGAAGAAAAAGAACGCGTCATGGCCGAGTTCAAAGAGGGGCAGATCAGGCTGCTCGTGTGTACAACAGTGGTAGAGGTCGGCGTCGATGTTCCGAATGCGACGATCATGGTGATCGAGCACGCGGAGCGGTTCGGATTGACTCAGCTGCACCAGTTGCGTGGCCGCGTAGGGAGGGGAGCCGAGCAGTCGTATTGTATCCTAATCTCGTACGGACAGCTCACCCCTGAGGCTGAGCAGAGGCTCCGTACGATGGTCAGAACGGACAACGGGTTCGAGATCGCGGAGATCGATCTTCAGCTGCGCGGGCCGGGCGAATTTTTCGGGACCCGGCAGCATGGATTCCCCGAGCTCAGAATAGCCGATTTGGTTAAGGATACCGCCCTGCTGCAGGCAGCCAGAGAGGAGGCCTTCCGCTTGGCCGAACAAGATCCTCATCTGTCGGATCCCGAACACGAGGCGCTACGGGATTTCTTCCTGCGCCACTATCGTGAGGGATTGGAGTTCGTGCGAGTGGCGTAA
- a CDS encoding glycosyltransferase family 4 protein encodes MKARVLVINWQDWTHPLAGGAEVHLREIFRRLARRGWYVTLLVCSFPGAARREVLEGVTILRTGPRSTFNFCVPWVYRKLAARCPFDLVVDDLNKIPFFSPLFARVPVVGLVHHFFDRSIFRETWALPAAYVYLMERFVAPVYRRCWFGAVSESTREDLVRRGIPRGRVMLVPNAIDIRKYGPDECARAAHPVVGYFGRLKRYKSVDHLLRAFQIVRREISDAELIIVGEGDDRPRLQRLARRLGLNDRVTFTGWVREEDKIHLLRRMWVCVNPSPREGWGLTVTEANACGTPVVAANSPGLRDSVRPGVTGFLYPYGDVRVMAERLLTLLRDSDLRTRMGIAAYQWACEQSWDAATDRAELLLCAALEKRN; translated from the coding sequence ATGAAAGCGCGCGTTCTGGTTATTAACTGGCAGGACTGGACCCATCCTCTGGCGGGAGGGGCGGAGGTTCACCTACGGGAGATATTTCGGCGGCTGGCACGGCGTGGATGGTACGTCACACTTCTTGTCTGTAGTTTCCCAGGGGCCGCAAGACGGGAAGTCCTCGAGGGAGTAACGATCCTCCGTACGGGCCCGCGTTCTACATTCAATTTCTGCGTCCCCTGGGTCTACAGAAAGCTGGCGGCGAGGTGTCCGTTCGACCTTGTGGTGGACGACCTGAACAAGATCCCGTTCTTTAGCCCCTTATTCGCCAGAGTGCCGGTGGTCGGCCTCGTCCACCATTTCTTCGATCGCTCGATCTTCCGAGAGACGTGGGCATTGCCCGCAGCCTATGTGTACCTGATGGAGAGATTCGTGGCCCCTGTTTACCGGCGCTGCTGGTTCGGTGCGGTGTCGGAGAGTACACGGGAGGACCTCGTCCGGCGAGGGATTCCGCGCGGGCGGGTGATGCTTGTCCCCAACGCCATTGATATCCGAAAATACGGCCCGGATGAGTGTGCGCGCGCCGCCCATCCGGTGGTCGGATACTTTGGCCGCCTCAAGCGTTACAAGAGCGTTGATCACTTGCTGCGGGCCTTTCAGATCGTTCGCCGCGAGATTTCCGACGCCGAGCTGATTATCGTTGGGGAAGGGGATGACCGACCTCGCCTGCAACGGCTCGCCCGGCGTCTCGGGCTGAACGATCGTGTGACCTTCACGGGGTGGGTCAGGGAAGAAGACAAGATCCACTTGCTACGCAGAATGTGGGTGTGCGTGAATCCATCCCCGCGGGAAGGTTGGGGGCTCACGGTAACAGAAGCCAATGCTTGCGGCACGCCGGTGGTCGCCGCCAATTCCCCCGGATTGCGGGATTCGGTTCGTCCGGGCGTGACGGGTTTCCTCTATCCGTACGGCGATGTGCGCGTGATGGCAGAGCGCCTGCTGACGTTGCTGAGGGATTCCGATCTGCGGACCAGGATGGGGATTGCCGCCTATCAGTGGGCTTGTGAGCAGTCGTGGGATGCGGCGACGGATCGCGCTGAACTTCTTCTTTGCGCTGCCCTGGAGAAGAGGAATTAG
- a CDS encoding class I SAM-dependent methyltransferase translates to MRRDDDLTGSTTASRTHWDAFWSGKRPVEEIYETGDRIVRALTQVVDPRGKWVLEVGAGSGRDSVRLARLGARAVALDYSTNSVRTVKRLADAEGVKVWVVRADALRLPFRRGTFDVVFHQGLLEHFRDPIPLLQANVEVLRAGGYLVVDVPQKYHPYTLVKHLLMKMGRWFAGWETEFTVAELKDLICRVGLVPVLQYGDWMHPSLAYRGLRLALLRFGVRLPMYPRGIPVVRAVRGKLRSWAKSKRWSFWTFLDIGVIARYPEGGEAVVGQQVAGADRSSPGSA, encoded by the coding sequence TTGCGTCGAGACGATGATCTCACGGGGTCTACAACGGCATCCCGGACACACTGGGACGCCTTCTGGTCCGGGAAGAGGCCGGTCGAAGAGATCTACGAAACGGGCGATCGCATCGTGCGGGCCCTCACGCAGGTGGTGGACCCGCGGGGCAAGTGGGTCCTCGAGGTGGGAGCGGGAAGCGGTCGAGACAGCGTTCGCCTGGCGAGGTTAGGGGCAAGGGCTGTAGCCCTCGACTACTCCACGAACTCCGTGCGGACCGTCAAGAGGCTTGCGGACGCAGAAGGCGTGAAGGTCTGGGTCGTACGCGCAGATGCCCTGAGATTGCCCTTCCGCAGGGGCACCTTCGATGTGGTTTTTCACCAGGGTTTGCTCGAGCACTTCCGGGACCCCATCCCGTTGCTGCAGGCCAATGTCGAGGTCCTTAGGGCTGGCGGCTACCTCGTCGTAGATGTGCCCCAGAAGTACCATCCCTACACGCTCGTCAAGCACCTGCTGATGAAGATGGGTAGGTGGTTTGCCGGCTGGGAAACGGAATTCACAGTGGCAGAGCTTAAGGATCTGATCTGCCGCGTCGGGTTGGTCCCGGTGCTCCAATACGGCGACTGGATGCATCCGAGTCTGGCGTATCGGGGCCTGCGCCTGGCTTTGCTCCGTTTCGGGGTGCGTTTGCCGATGTACCCAAGAGGGATACCCGTGGTGCGCGCTGTGCGCGGAAAGTTGCGAAGCTGGGCGAAGTCTAAGCGCTGGAGCTTCTGGACTTTCCTGGACATCGGCGTGATCGCGCGTTACCCCGAGGGAGGGGAAGCGGTGGTCGGGCAGCAGGTTGCCGGCGCGGACAGGTCCTCCCCAGGTTCTGCGTGA
- a CDS encoding valine--tRNA ligase codes for AEQGLTRHDVGREKFVELVWKWREKYGATIIEQLKKLGCSCDWSRTRFTLDPPLYRAVMEVFVRLYRKGLIYRGNYIVNWCPRCETALSDEEAIHKEHRGNLWYIRYPVKDEDGYVVVATTRPETMLGDVAVAVHPADERYKHLVGKTLILPIIEREIPIIADEQVDPEFGTGAVKVTPAHDPNDFEIGNRHGLEPIIVMNGDGTMNANAGRYAGYPRFECRKAVVEELRQKGLLEKIEEHVHAVAHCQRCDTILEPYLSEQWFVRIKPLAEPALRVVREGKIQFHPEHWVKVYTNWMENIRDWCISRQLWWGHRIPVFTCQDCGHQMVEVEKPEKCDRCGSVRLQQDEDVLDTWFSSWLWPFSTLGWPEQTEDLRYFYPTDVLVTAHDIIFFWVARMIMAGLEFMGEVPFRHVYIHGLIRDKLGRKMSKSLGNGIDPLEMVQKYSADAVRFSLMMLTSEGQDIRLAESDFEVGRNFSNKLWNAFRFLHTNYEPRHISLAAQVASQASSWKLDVADRWILSRLQYAAEKATRSIEEFHLDYMISALHGFFWHEYCDWYLEWIKPRLQGEDSGTRDRSLAIAIYVMRELLKLLHPTVPFITEEIWQHLRLPEETDLVITPWPTVPDSFRDPEAEEAMTLLQSVISSVRTIRAEMRVPPAKKAEILVRVEEDGALANLIRENRPYIEFLSGAQRVEVGPQIQKPKASASAVVSGAEIYVPLADLIDLEVERARLRKEIERLEKLLAELNRKLASQDFVMRAPEEVVERERLKKQKFETDLEKLRLNLASLD; via the coding sequence CGCAGAACAGGGCTTGACCCGGCACGACGTGGGACGGGAGAAGTTCGTCGAGCTGGTCTGGAAGTGGCGTGAAAAGTACGGCGCCACCATCATCGAACAGCTGAAAAAGCTGGGTTGCTCCTGCGACTGGTCCCGGACACGGTTTACCCTCGATCCGCCTCTGTACCGAGCGGTGATGGAAGTATTCGTCCGCCTGTATCGGAAGGGGCTCATCTACCGCGGCAATTACATTGTGAACTGGTGTCCCCGTTGCGAAACGGCTTTGTCGGATGAAGAAGCCATCCACAAAGAGCACCGGGGTAACCTTTGGTACATCCGCTATCCCGTGAAGGACGAGGACGGGTACGTTGTGGTCGCCACTACGCGGCCGGAGACGATGCTCGGGGACGTGGCGGTCGCCGTGCATCCCGCCGATGAACGCTACAAGCATCTGGTGGGCAAGACGCTAATTCTGCCCATCATCGAGCGCGAGATCCCGATAATTGCCGACGAGCAGGTCGATCCTGAGTTCGGAACCGGGGCGGTGAAGGTCACCCCAGCTCATGACCCAAACGACTTTGAGATCGGAAACCGCCACGGCCTGGAACCCATAATCGTGATGAACGGCGACGGCACGATGAACGCCAATGCGGGCCGTTACGCCGGCTATCCACGCTTTGAATGCCGCAAGGCGGTGGTGGAAGAGTTGCGGCAGAAAGGTCTCCTCGAAAAAATCGAGGAGCACGTCCACGCCGTGGCTCACTGCCAGAGGTGCGATACGATCCTCGAGCCCTACCTATCGGAACAATGGTTTGTGAGGATCAAACCACTGGCGGAGCCGGCCCTCCGCGTCGTCCGCGAAGGGAAAATCCAGTTCCACCCGGAGCACTGGGTGAAGGTCTACACCAATTGGATGGAGAATATCCGCGACTGGTGTATCAGCCGGCAGCTCTGGTGGGGCCACCGCATCCCGGTCTTCACCTGCCAGGACTGCGGACACCAGATGGTGGAGGTGGAAAAGCCTGAGAAGTGTGACCGTTGCGGTTCCGTTCGTCTGCAGCAAGACGAGGACGTGCTCGACACTTGGTTCTCCTCGTGGCTGTGGCCGTTCTCCACTCTGGGCTGGCCCGAGCAAACCGAGGACCTCAGGTATTTCTATCCTACCGACGTTCTGGTAACGGCGCACGACATCATCTTCTTCTGGGTCGCCCGGATGATCATGGCCGGTTTGGAATTCATGGGAGAAGTTCCTTTCCGCCACGTGTACATCCACGGCCTTATCCGGGACAAGCTTGGCCGCAAGATGAGCAAGAGCCTGGGCAACGGGATCGATCCCCTGGAAATGGTCCAGAAGTACAGCGCCGATGCGGTGCGCTTTTCCCTCATGATGCTCACCAGCGAGGGCCAGGATATCCGGCTTGCGGAATCCGACTTCGAGGTCGGTCGAAACTTCAGCAACAAGCTTTGGAATGCGTTCCGTTTCCTCCACACCAATTACGAGCCCCGGCATATCTCGCTGGCCGCACAGGTTGCCTCCCAGGCTTCGTCTTGGAAACTCGACGTGGCGGACCGCTGGATCTTGAGCCGCTTGCAGTACGCGGCCGAGAAAGCCACCCGGAGCATCGAGGAATTCCACCTCGACTATATGATCTCCGCATTGCACGGATTCTTCTGGCACGAGTACTGTGACTGGTACCTCGAATGGATCAAGCCGAGGCTTCAGGGCGAGGACAGCGGGACGAGGGATCGCTCCCTTGCGATCGCCATTTACGTGATGCGCGAACTTCTGAAGCTCCTCCACCCGACCGTACCGTTCATCACCGAGGAGATCTGGCAACACCTGAGGTTACCCGAGGAGACCGATCTCGTGATCACGCCATGGCCCACGGTACCGGATTCCTTCCGGGATCCCGAAGCGGAGGAGGCCATGACCTTGCTCCAGAGCGTGATCAGTTCGGTCCGCACGATTCGGGCCGAGATGCGCGTGCCTCCAGCCAAGAAGGCAGAGATCCTGGTGCGCGTTGAGGAAGATGGCGCGCTCGCGAACTTAATCCGCGAAAACCGGCCATACATTGAGTTCCTGTCCGGGGCCCAAAGAGTGGAGGTGGGGCCTCAGATCCAGAAGCCCAAGGCCTCCGCCTCGGCGGTGGTCTCCGGAGCCGAAATCTATGTCCCCCTGGCGGACCTGATCGATTTGGAGGTGGAGCGCGCAAGGCTCCGTAAGGAAATTGAGCGTCTGGAGAAGCTCCTGGCCGAGCTGAACCGTAAGCTTGCCAGCCAGGATTTCGTGATGCGGGCGCCAGAGGAAGTCGTGGAGCGTGAGCGCCTCAAGAAGCAAAAATTCGAGACCGACCTCGAAAAACTTCGCCTCAACCTTGCCAGTCTGGATTAG
- a CDS encoding DUF1844 domain-containing protein has protein sequence MAEQLQTEEKNKVLFLYLVTMFQTAAYQQMGKLKNPLTDKIERDLDQARLSIDILDMLLVKTRGNLDDEEQRHLERVIRELKLNYVDEVEKDRKAREASQGQTAAPGDQGSTAAGSEGSSGADGAQPH, from the coding sequence ATGGCTGAGCAGCTCCAGACAGAAGAGAAGAACAAGGTCCTCTTCCTGTACCTGGTTACCATGTTCCAGACCGCGGCCTATCAGCAGATGGGCAAACTGAAGAATCCCCTAACGGATAAGATTGAGAGGGACTTGGACCAGGCCCGCCTTTCGATCGATATCCTAGACATGTTATTGGTCAAGACCCGAGGCAATCTGGACGACGAAGAGCAGAGACACCTCGAGCGAGTTATTCGGGAGCTGAAGCTCAATTACGTGGATGAGGTAGAGAAGGACCGCAAAGCCCGGGAAGCGAGCCAGGGACAGACCGCCGCCCCTGGCGACCAGGGATCCACGGCCGCGGGATCGGAAGGCTCTTCGGGCGCAGACGGAGCTCAACCCCATTGA